The Psychrobacter raelei genome contains the following window.
TACTGAAAATCAGTTTGCTGAAAAGCGCCTTCCTACCATTGATGAAATCAACGCCGTTGCTCCAGATACGCCCGTATTTATCTTACACCTATATGATCGCGCTTTACTGAATGCGGCTGCTTTACGTGCAGTAGGTTATACAAAAGAGACGCCAGAACCACCTGGTGGCGAGATTCAACGTGATGCCAATGGCAATCCAACAGGCCTACTGTTAGCCAAGCCAAATGCTTCAATTCTTTATGCTACTTTGGCCAAAGGTCCAAAGCTACCCTTTGAATACCAATTAAATTCTACGCGTCATTTTATGCGTGAGCTGAACCGCTTAGGTGTGACTGGTATTATTGATGCTGGTGGTGGCTCGCAGAACTATCCTGATGATTATGAAGTGGTTCAAAAGCTTCATGATGAAGGTCAGCTGACTGTTCGTATGGCCTACAACCTATTTACTCAAAAGCCAAAAGAAGAAAAAGAAGACTTCTTAAACTGGACGTCATCGGTCACTTATAAGCAAGGTGATGACTACTTCCGCCATAATGGCGCAGGTGAAATGCTGGTGTACTCAGCTGCTGACTTTGAAGATTTCCGTCAGCCACGTCCTGAAATGCCCGCTGATATGGAGCATGACCTTGAAGAAGTGATTCGTATTTTGGCTCAAAACAAATGGCCATGGCGCTTACATGCTACTTACGATGAGACCATTGAGCGTGCCCTTAATGTTTATGAAAAGGTGAACGAAGAGATTCCTTTTGAAGGTCTAAACTGGTTCTTTGACCATGCTGAAACTATCTCTCAGAGAAACATTGACCGTATCGCAGCGTTAGGCGGTGGTATTGCTGTTCAGCATCGTATGGCTTACCAAGGCGAATACTTCGCTGAGCGTTATGGCACTGCGGCAGCGTCTAACACCCCACCTGTTAAGCAAATGCTAGACAGCGGCGTCAATGTATCGGCAGGTACAGATGCAACACGTGTTGCCTCTTATAACCCATGGGTCTCTCTATCATGGTTAATCAGTGGTCAGACCGTTGGCGGTATGCAGCTATATGATCAAGACAACCTATTAGACCGTGAAACAGCGCTACGTATGTGGACAGAAAAAGTCGCTTGGTTTACCAATGAAGAAGGCAAACGTGGTCGCATTGAAGAAGGTTATTTAGCAGACTTCATCGTACCAAACAAAGACTTTTTCGCCATTCCAGAAAATGAAATTCCTTATCTTACCTCAGATTTAACAGTCGTGGGCGGTAAGACGGTATATGGTGCGGGTGAATTCTCAGACTTCGACTCACCAATCCCCCCTGCTATGCCAGATTGGTCACCTGTCAATCAGTATGGCGGCTACGCTGCTTGGGGTGATCCTGAAGGGGCTGGCAAGAACTCTTTAGCGCCAAACAGTGCTGCCATGGCCGCCTCTTGTGGCTGCTCAAGCGCCTGTAACTTGCATGGCCATAATCATGCCAAGGCTTGGAAATCAAATGCACCTGTCTCTAACATGAAAGACTTCTTCGGTGCCTTTGGTTGCTCTTGCTGGGCTGTTTAAGCACTTTTAATAAACGCCTAGTTTAGTTTTTAATAACGAGAAGCCCGCTGATTAGCGGGCTTTTTTGTATTTTGAATTATAACTTGATGAGTATAGAGTAATAATAGCAGAGTAGTCACATTATACGCCACCAGCACCTCTCATTGACTGCTCACTGTTCTTTACTAACATATGCTTAGCGGTTTCTTTCAAAATACCCCATTCTACGGAGTTAACTTTAATTCCAGTATCCCAAGATGATTGATGGCGCTTTAAGATTTCCTCTGAGCTTAGATAGTCCACGTGGTTTTTTCCATAGCGCTCTAAGACAAAGTCGTTATCAGCCAACTCAATGATCATGTCTTGGGGCCCATCTATCTCATCGACCTGTTCATCAAAGAAGTAAAGTTCAGGATAAATATTACCTAAGTTTAATATGAACAAAGTATGTCTGGGTTCTGCTCCATTATCCCAGCGTGCCATACAAGCAATACCTTTTACAGCAAGCCTGACTAACTCCCCGTAAGCCAGCCAGCGATTATGGCAGTTTTTTAGCTCAATCTTAATATGATGGTGCTTATCATCTGCAAAATGCTCTAACGCATAGTCTAAAACTGCCGGTAGGTGATAAGCGATACTATTGCCATGAAAATCAAACGTCAAAGTTAATGAAGACTTAGACTTCTCATCATTTTCATCTAATACCACTTCATCAACAATCTGATTATTGATAATATCTAATTCGACTTCTTGCTCATTGAACAGAAAATCACTGGCATTGTTAAATTGGCGAATACCTTCAAGCCCAGCCATCTGTAGCTCTGCCACCATGATGGCAATGAGATCGGCCTCGCCATATTCATTACGCGTGCCCAAAAAAGCCTTTTGCACCAAGCTTATAATTTCATTATGAGAGACTATCATATTTCATCTCCTTGCTGTATTTCTGCTTCTGTCGGCAACAAAGGAAATAGCCACTCTGCTTCATGAGCCTCTTCAAATAAAGGCGCGCCTTGGAATAAAGTAATGCGTACCCACCGATCTGAACGCGGATCAAATTTAGTCGCTCCAAATATAGATAATTTACAGCGCAGTAAATTCATAGGTAGTGCATCCTTATGTAGCACATTCATTTGAATATCACCCATTGGCTTGTTACCCATATTCCACACACGGCGAATAATACCGCGATACTTTGGATGCTTTAAGACAAACTCTGACAGCTTTTGCGACTCATCAGCCTGTTTCATCGCCAAATAAAGATTGCGTGCTTGCCTACCGATATCTAAGGGCAACTCTTTTTCAACACCTTCCTCTACACCTCTAACACCAAGCCTTGGCTCTTCTTTATTTTCAGAGCGATACCAAAACCAGTAAGCATTATTAGAATCAGTGAAGTCGGTATGAATTGCCCACTGATAACGAGCTTCCAAGATACGGATAATGTCGCCCACCTTTTTACCTAAAGGCACCTCCATGGTTTCATCAGCATTCATAAGTGACTCAAACGCATCTACTTTTTCA
Protein-coding sequences here:
- a CDS encoding amidohydrolase, which codes for MTTPDIIYHNGKITTLNRSQPTAEAVAIKDGKFVAVGSDSEILSMAGSNTKSINLKGRSVLPGLFDNHTHVIRGGLNYNMELRWDGVRTLADAMAMLKQQVANTPSPQWVRVVGGFTENQFAEKRLPTIDEINAVAPDTPVFILHLYDRALLNAAALRAVGYTKETPEPPGGEIQRDANGNPTGLLLAKPNASILYATLAKGPKLPFEYQLNSTRHFMRELNRLGVTGIIDAGGGSQNYPDDYEVVQKLHDEGQLTVRMAYNLFTQKPKEEKEDFLNWTSSVTYKQGDDYFRHNGAGEMLVYSAADFEDFRQPRPEMPADMEHDLEEVIRILAQNKWPWRLHATYDETIERALNVYEKVNEEIPFEGLNWFFDHAETISQRNIDRIAALGGGIAVQHRMAYQGEYFAERYGTAAASNTPPVKQMLDSGVNVSAGTDATRVASYNPWVSLSWLISGQTVGGMQLYDQDNLLDRETALRMWTEKVAWFTNEEGKRGRIEEGYLADFIVPNKDFFAIPENEIPYLTSDLTVVGGKTVYGAGEFSDFDSPIPPAMPDWSPVNQYGGYAAWGDPEGAGKNSLAPNSAAMAASCGCSSACNLHGHNHAKAWKSNAPVSNMKDFFGAFGCSCWAV
- a CDS encoding DUF3726 domain-containing protein gives rise to the protein MIVSHNEIISLVQKAFLGTRNEYGEADLIAIMVAELQMAGLEGIRQFNNASDFLFNEQEVELDIINNQIVDEVVLDENDEKSKSSLTLTFDFHGNSIAYHLPAVLDYALEHFADDKHHHIKIELKNCHNRWLAYGELVRLAVKGIACMARWDNGAEPRHTLFILNLGNIYPELYFFDEQVDEIDGPQDMIIELADNDFVLERYGKNHVDYLSSEEILKRHQSSWDTGIKVNSVEWGILKETAKHMLVKNSEQSMRGAGGV